The genomic interval AGCGCATCCGGGAGGAAGCCCCATGACCCCGGCCGCCGCCCGCGGCCGGGGCGCCCGGCTCGGCCGGCTGCGCGTCGTGGGACCGGCCGGGGCGAAACGCACCCCGTTCGTCCTGCTGGTGGTGGTGCTGCTCGGCTCCGGCCTGATCTCGCTGCTGCTCCTCAATTCCTCGCTCAACCAGGGCTCCTTCGACCTCACCCGGCTCCAGCGCGAGACCACCGAGCTCACCGACGAGCAGCAGGCCCTCCAGCAGGAGGTCGACCGGCTCGCCGCCCCCGACGCCCTGGAGCGCCGCGCCCGCGAGCTGGGCATGGTCCCCGGCGGCAACCCCGCCTTCCTCGGCCCCGACGGCACCGTGCGCGGCGCCCCGGCCCCGGCCGGCGCCATGGACGCCACGGGCTGGACCGCGCCGCTCGCCCCCTCGGCGGGCCCGGCCCCGGCCGCGCAGGTCCCCGCGGCGAACACGGCCCCCTCGGCGCCGCCCGCCGCTCCGGTCCCCCCTGGCGGCCCGGCCCCCGCGGCCCCGGCCGCACCCCCCGCCCCGCAGTCCGTGCCCGCTCCGGCCGTGTCGGTGCCCGCCGCACCCGCCGCACCACCGGCACCATGGGCAGCGACCGGCGCCCCCGCCCCGACCGTGCCGGACAACCCGACCACCCCGATCACCGGCAGGTGACGCTGTGCCGCAGACCCCCGGAGGCCGGCCCCCCAGGCAGCCCGGACCCCGCCGCGGCGTGCCCGGCCCCGCGCGCGCCGCACGGCCCCCCGCCCGGTCGCCGGCCCGCCCCGCCGCCCGCCCCCGCCCCGGCTCCCTGCCGCTCCGGCTCGGCAGCCCCCGCCCCCGGCTGCGCATGGTCGGCCTCGGGCTCGCGCTCGTCCTGCTGGCCTTCACCGTGCGCCTGCTCCAGGTGCAGGCCTTCGACGCGAGCGCGTACGCGGCCCGCGCCAACGTCAACCGCTACATCCCGGTGACCCTGGCCGCCGAGCGAGGCACCATCACCGACCGCACCGGAGTGGCCCTCGCCACCACCGTCGACGCCTACGACATCACCGCCGCGCCCGACCTGCTCACGCCCGACCGGATCAGGACCGAGGGCGCGGCCCGGAAGGCCGCCGCGCTGCTCGCCCCGGTCCTGGACCAGAGCCCGGACGTGCTGGAGCGCAAGCTCACGGCCAACCCCAAGTCGAAGTACGTGGTGCTGGCCCGCCAGCAGACCCCCAAGACCTGGACCCGCGTCAAGGAGCTCAAGAAGCGCTCGGCCGCCGGGGCGGCGAAGAAGAAGGGCGCCGCCGACGTCCTCGCCGGCATCAACCGCGAGCCGCACAGCAAGCGCGTCTACCCCAACGGCGGCCTCGGCTCCGGGATACTGGGCTTCGTGAACGCCGAGGGCCGTGGCGGCGGCGGCATCGAGGCCCAGCTGGACAAGGTGCTGGCCGGCCGGGACGGCAAGCTCGTCTACGCCCAGTCCGGCGGCCGCCAGGTGCCCACGGGCGACGTCAAGGAGCAGCCCGCCGTGCCCGGCTCCCAGGTCGAGCTGACCATCGACCGGGACATCCAGTGGGCAGCCCAGAGCGCCATCACCCGCCAGGTGGAGGAGTCCGGGGCCGACCGCGGCTACGTCGTCGTCCAGGACACCCGCTCCGGCGAGATCCTCGCCATGGCCAACGCCCCCGGCTACGACCCCAACGACCTCGCGCACGCCGACAGCGGCTCGCTGGGCAACGCCGCGCTCCAGGACGCCTACGAACCGGGCAGCGTCAGCAAGGTCATGACCATGGCCGCCGTCCTGGAGGAGGGCGCCGCCACCCCGCAGACCCGGGTCGAGGTGCCCAACCGGCTGCCGCGCGCGGACCGGGCCTTCGCCGACGACATCGACCACGCCACCTGGCACCTCACGCTCAACGGCGTGCTCGCCAAGTCCAGCAACATCGGCACCATCCTGGCCGCCGAACAGCTCGGCAAGGACCAGCCGCAGGCCAACCGGGTCCTCCACTCCTACCTGCGGAAGTTCGGCATCGGCGAGCCCACCGGGCTCGGCTTCCCCGGCGAGACGCCCGGCATCCTCGCCGAGCCGGGCAAGTGGAGCGCCTCCCAGCAGTACACCATCCCCTTCGGCCAGGGCCTGTCCCTCAACGCCGTCCAGGCCGCGTCCGTCTACTCCACCATCGCGGGCGGCGGCGAGCGGGTCCGGCCCACCCTCGTGCGCGGCACCAAGGGCCCCGACGGCCGCTTCACCCCCGCACCCACCCCGCCGCGCACCCGGGTGGTGAGCGAGAAGACCGCCAAGAGCCTCCGGGACATGCTGGAGTCCGTGGTCGACGACCGCGAGGGCACCGGCACCAAGGCGAAGATCCCCGGCTACCGCGTCGCGGGCAAGACCGGCACCTCCAACCGGGTGGACCCGGTCACCGGCCGCTACCACGGCTACACCGCCTCCTTCGCCGGCTTCGCCCCCGCCGACCAGCCGCGGATCACCGTCTACTGCGCCATCCAGAACCCCACCAAGGGGAGTTACTTCGGCGGCCAGATCTGCGGCCCCGTCTACAAGCAGGTGATGGAGTTCTCCCTGAAGACCCTCCAGGTACCGCCGTCCGGCACCCAGCCCCCGCGGCTGCCGGTCGGCTACGACGACGAGTGAGCCGGTGACGGCCGTGACGACCATCACTCCCGATCCCGGGAACCGCGGCCCGGACCGCCCCTCGCTT from Streptomyces albireticuli carries:
- a CDS encoding FtsB family cell division protein; this translates as MTPAAARGRGARLGRLRVVGPAGAKRTPFVLLVVVLLGSGLISLLLLNSSLNQGSFDLTRLQRETTELTDEQQALQQEVDRLAAPDALERRARELGMVPGGNPAFLGPDGTVRGAPAPAGAMDATGWTAPLAPSAGPAPAAQVPAANTAPSAPPAAPVPPGGPAPAAPAAPPAPQSVPAPAVSVPAAPAAPPAPWAATGAPAPTVPDNPTTPITGR
- a CDS encoding peptidoglycan D,D-transpeptidase FtsI family protein — translated: MPQTPGGRPPRQPGPRRGVPGPARAARPPARSPARPAARPRPGSLPLRLGSPRPRLRMVGLGLALVLLAFTVRLLQVQAFDASAYAARANVNRYIPVTLAAERGTITDRTGVALATTVDAYDITAAPDLLTPDRIRTEGAARKAAALLAPVLDQSPDVLERKLTANPKSKYVVLARQQTPKTWTRVKELKKRSAAGAAKKKGAADVLAGINREPHSKRVYPNGGLGSGILGFVNAEGRGGGGIEAQLDKVLAGRDGKLVYAQSGGRQVPTGDVKEQPAVPGSQVELTIDRDIQWAAQSAITRQVEESGADRGYVVVQDTRSGEILAMANAPGYDPNDLAHADSGSLGNAALQDAYEPGSVSKVMTMAAVLEEGAATPQTRVEVPNRLPRADRAFADDIDHATWHLTLNGVLAKSSNIGTILAAEQLGKDQPQANRVLHSYLRKFGIGEPTGLGFPGETPGILAEPGKWSASQQYTIPFGQGLSLNAVQAASVYSTIAGGGERVRPTLVRGTKGPDGRFTPAPTPPRTRVVSEKTAKSLRDMLESVVDDREGTGTKAKIPGYRVAGKTGTSNRVDPVTGRYHGYTASFAGFAPADQPRITVYCAIQNPTKGSYFGGQICGPVYKQVMEFSLKTLQVPPSGTQPPRLPVGYDDE